From Streptomyces fungicidicus, one genomic window encodes:
- a CDS encoding DUF7455 domain-containing protein: protein MTTVLTPASPLTAADRCDRCGAQAYLRVVLLSGGELLFCAHHGRKFEPELKKIAAEIQDETERLTTPAATPDEER from the coding sequence GTGACTACTGTTCTGACCCCCGCGAGCCCGCTGACGGCCGCCGATCGCTGCGACCGCTGCGGCGCCCAGGCATACCTGCGCGTCGTCCTGCTGAGCGGCGGAGAACTGCTCTTCTGCGCCCACCACGGCCGCAAGTTCGAGCCGGAACTCAAGAAGATCGCCGCTGAGATACAGGACGAGACGGAGCGGCTGACCACTCCGGCGGCCACCCCCGACGAGGAGCGCTGA
- a CDS encoding DNA gyrase/topoisomerase IV subunit B: MTAETSVPSTALLAGADRDGSNYTARHLLVLEGLEAVRKRPGMYIGSTDSRGLMHCLWEIIDNSVDEALGGYCDHIDVVLHDDGSVEVRDNGRGIPVDVEPKTGLSGVEVVMTKLHAGGKFGGGSYAASGGLHGVGASVVNALSARLDVEVDRGGHTHAISFRRGVPGAFAAVGPEAKFEAGSGLRKARKIPKSRSGTRVRYWADRQIFLKDAKLALDTLHQRARQTAFLVPGLTIVVRDEYGLGEGGSKGEESFRFDGGISEFCEFLASDRPVCDTLRFTGQGIFKETVPVLDEHGQMTPTEVTRELGVDVAMRWGTGYDTTLRSFVNIIATPKGGTHVAGFEQAVAKTMNEVLRTKKMLRVAEDDIVKDDALEGLTAVVTVRLAEPQFEGQTKEVLGTSAARRIVNNVISKELKAFLTSTKRDAAQQARVVMEKAVAAARTRIAARQHKDAQRRKTALESSSLPAKLADCRSDDVDRSELFIVEGDSALGTAKLARNSEFQALLPIRGKILNVQKSSVTDMLKNAECGAIIQVIGAGSGRTFDIDTARYGKIIMMTDADVDGSHIRTLLLTLFHRYMRPMVEAGRVFAAVPPLHRIELVQPRKGQDKYVYTYSDRELRDTLMEFQSKNIRYKDSIQRYKGLGEMDADQLAETTMDPRHRTLRRINLTDLEAAEQVFDLLMGNDVAPRKEFISSSAATLDRSRIDA; this comes from the coding sequence GTGACCGCCGAGACGTCCGTGCCGTCCACAGCGCTGCTGGCAGGAGCAGACCGGGACGGTAGCAACTACACCGCGCGGCACCTGCTTGTCCTCGAGGGGCTCGAGGCCGTGCGCAAGCGCCCCGGTATGTACATCGGGTCGACCGACAGCCGCGGTCTGATGCACTGCCTCTGGGAGATCATCGACAACTCCGTGGACGAGGCCCTCGGGGGCTACTGCGACCACATCGACGTGGTCCTCCACGACGACGGCTCGGTGGAGGTCCGGGACAACGGCCGGGGCATCCCCGTCGACGTCGAGCCCAAGACCGGCCTCTCGGGCGTCGAGGTCGTCATGACCAAGCTGCACGCCGGCGGCAAGTTCGGCGGCGGCTCCTACGCGGCCTCCGGCGGTCTGCACGGCGTCGGCGCCTCCGTGGTGAACGCGCTCTCCGCGCGGCTGGACGTCGAGGTGGACCGCGGGGGCCACACCCACGCGATCAGCTTCCGGCGCGGTGTCCCCGGGGCCTTCGCCGCCGTGGGCCCGGAGGCGAAGTTCGAGGCCGGCAGCGGGCTGCGCAAGGCCAGGAAGATCCCCAAGAGCCGCAGCGGCACGCGCGTGCGCTACTGGGCCGACCGCCAGATCTTCCTCAAGGACGCCAAGCTCGCCCTGGACACGCTGCACCAGCGCGCCCGCCAGACCGCGTTCCTGGTCCCCGGCCTGACCATCGTCGTCCGTGACGAGTACGGGCTCGGCGAGGGCGGCAGCAAGGGCGAGGAGTCGTTCCGCTTCGATGGCGGAATCAGCGAGTTCTGCGAGTTCCTGGCCTCCGACAGGCCCGTCTGCGACACCCTCCGCTTCACCGGGCAGGGCATCTTCAAGGAGACGGTCCCGGTCCTCGACGAGCACGGCCAGATGACGCCCACCGAGGTCACCCGCGAGCTCGGCGTCGACGTCGCGATGCGCTGGGGCACCGGCTACGACACCACGCTCAGGTCGTTCGTCAACATCATCGCCACCCCCAAGGGCGGCACTCATGTCGCCGGCTTCGAGCAGGCCGTCGCCAAGACGATGAACGAGGTGCTGCGCACCAAGAAGATGCTGCGCGTGGCCGAGGACGACATCGTCAAGGACGACGCCCTCGAAGGCCTCACCGCGGTGGTCACGGTCCGCCTGGCCGAGCCGCAGTTCGAGGGCCAGACCAAGGAGGTCCTCGGCACCTCGGCGGCCCGCCGCATCGTGAACAACGTGATCTCCAAGGAGCTCAAGGCGTTCCTGACCTCCACCAAGCGCGACGCCGCCCAGCAGGCGCGTGTCGTCATGGAGAAGGCCGTCGCCGCGGCCCGGACCCGCATCGCGGCCCGCCAGCACAAGGACGCGCAGCGCCGCAAGACGGCCCTGGAGTCCTCCTCGCTGCCCGCCAAGCTCGCCGACTGCCGCAGCGACGACGTGGACCGCAGCGAGCTGTTCATCGTCGAGGGCGACTCGGCGCTCGGCACGGCCAAGCTCGCCCGGAACTCCGAGTTCCAGGCGCTGCTGCCGATCCGCGGCAAGATCCTCAACGTCCAGAAGTCGTCCGTGACGGACATGCTGAAGAACGCCGAGTGCGGCGCGATCATCCAGGTCATAGGAGCCGGCTCGGGCCGGACCTTCGACATCGACACGGCCCGCTACGGCAAGATCATCATGATGACCGACGCCGATGTCGACGGCTCCCACATCCGCACGCTGCTGCTGACCCTGTTCCACCGCTACATGCGGCCCATGGTCGAGGCCGGCCGGGTGTTCGCCGCGGTGCCGCCGCTGCACCGCATCGAGCTGGTCCAGCCCAGGAAGGGCCAGGACAAGTACGTCTACACGTACTCGGACCGGGAACTGCGCGACACCCTCATGGAGTTCCAGAGCAAGAACATCCGGTACAAGGACTCGATCCAGCGCTACAAGGGCCTCGGCGAGATGGACGCCGACCAGCTGGCGGAGACCACCATGGACCCGCGCCACCGCACCCTGCGCCGGATCAACCTCACCGACCTGGAGGCCGCCGAGCAGGTCTTCGACCTGCTCATGGGCAACGACGTCGCCCCGCGCAAGGAGTTCATCTCCAGCTCCGCGGCGACGCTGGACCGGTCTCGCATCGACGCATAG
- a CDS encoding DUF485 domain-containing protein: MQRSNSGDVRYDDPWYDALASGWGESSEPAVASEPARRSDGADVYLQVQRSAAFQEVRSRYRRFVVPAVVSFLAWYVAYVVTATTAPQLMARPVMGAVNLGMLAGLGQFLSTFLLTWAYVRHARLRRDRAALELRWDAQELARRRGGAA; the protein is encoded by the coding sequence ATGCAGCGAAGCAATTCGGGGGACGTGAGGTACGACGATCCCTGGTACGACGCCCTGGCCTCGGGCTGGGGCGAGTCGTCCGAACCGGCGGTGGCGTCCGAGCCGGCCCGCCGCTCGGACGGGGCCGACGTCTACCTCCAAGTACAGCGCAGCGCGGCCTTCCAGGAGGTGCGCAGCCGCTACCGGCGGTTCGTGGTCCCGGCGGTCGTCTCCTTCCTCGCCTGGTACGTGGCGTACGTCGTGACCGCCACGACCGCGCCGCAGCTGATGGCGCGGCCCGTCATGGGCGCGGTGAACCTGGGGATGCTCGCCGGGCTCGGCCAGTTCCTGAGCACCTTCCTGCTCACCTGGGCCTATGTGCGGCACGCACGGCTGCGCCGGGACCGGGCGGCGCTGGAACTGCGCTGGGACGCCCAGGAGCTGGCGCGCCGGAGAGGCGGTGCGGCATGA
- a CDS encoding solute symporter family protein: MTGDHQTAALLLFGAFVAVTLGITTWVSRHRQGSAEEFYAGGRLFSPLENGFAIAGDYMSAASFLGISGLIALVGYDGMLYSVGFLVAWLVVLCLVAELVRNCGRFTLADVVAARMRERPVRIAAGTSSVTVSVLYLVAQMVGAGSLVALLLGGTGEAARAWTVVGVGVLMVIYVSLGGMRATTWIQIVKAVLLLGGTVALTVLVLLRFHGDFNRLLLTAAERSGHGEAFLAPGLAYGGDWTARFDFISLGLALVLGTAGLPHILSRFYTVPTARAARRSVVWAIGLIGGFYLMTIVLGFGAAALIGPDAVRASNASGNTAVPLLALDLGGGADTTGGTVLFAVVAAVAFATILAVVAGITLASSASVAHDLYASLRRRGGKPRSEVAVARVASVGIGLVAIALGLLARDLNVAFLVGLAFAVAASANLPVLLYSLFWRGFTTRGAVWAVYGGLIPAVVLVLLSPVVSGGPASLFPGADFQLFPLQNPGLVSIPLGFLAGWLGTVTSGEVPDEAKHAETEVRSLTGAGAV; the protein is encoded by the coding sequence ATGACGGGCGATCACCAGACGGCGGCGCTGCTGCTGTTCGGCGCCTTCGTCGCGGTCACCCTGGGCATCACGACCTGGGTGAGCCGCCACCGGCAGGGCTCGGCGGAGGAGTTCTACGCGGGCGGCCGGCTCTTCTCGCCGCTGGAAAATGGTTTTGCCATCGCGGGCGACTACATGTCGGCCGCCTCCTTCCTCGGCATCTCGGGACTCATCGCGCTGGTCGGCTACGACGGGATGCTCTACTCGGTGGGCTTCCTGGTGGCCTGGCTGGTGGTCCTGTGCCTGGTCGCGGAACTGGTGCGCAACTGCGGCCGGTTCACCCTCGCCGACGTGGTCGCGGCGCGCATGCGGGAGCGGCCGGTGCGCATCGCGGCGGGAACCTCCTCGGTCACGGTGTCCGTGCTGTACCTGGTGGCGCAGATGGTGGGCGCGGGCAGCCTGGTCGCGCTGCTGCTCGGCGGCACGGGCGAGGCGGCGCGCGCCTGGACCGTCGTCGGCGTCGGTGTCCTCATGGTGATCTACGTGTCGTTGGGCGGGATGCGGGCCACCACGTGGATCCAGATCGTCAAGGCGGTCCTGCTGCTCGGCGGCACGGTCGCGCTGACCGTCCTCGTCCTGCTGCGGTTCCACGGCGACTTCAACCGGCTGCTCCTCACCGCGGCCGAGCGCAGCGGTCACGGGGAAGCGTTCCTGGCGCCCGGGCTCGCCTACGGCGGGGACTGGACCGCGCGGTTCGACTTCATCAGCCTGGGCCTCGCCCTGGTGCTCGGCACGGCGGGGCTGCCGCACATCCTGTCCCGCTTCTACACCGTCCCCACCGCCCGCGCGGCACGGCGGTCGGTCGTCTGGGCGATCGGGCTCATCGGCGGTTTCTACCTGATGACGATCGTGCTCGGCTTCGGCGCCGCCGCCCTCATCGGCCCTGACGCCGTGCGCGCCTCGAACGCCTCGGGGAACACGGCGGTGCCCCTGCTGGCGCTCGACCTGGGCGGCGGCGCCGACACCACGGGCGGGACGGTCCTCTTCGCGGTCGTCGCCGCGGTCGCCTTCGCCACGATCCTCGCCGTGGTCGCCGGGATCACGCTCGCCTCCTCGGCGTCCGTCGCGCACGACCTGTACGCCTCGCTGCGGCGCCGCGGCGGCAAACCGCGCAGTGAGGTGGCCGTCGCCCGCGTCGCCTCCGTCGGCATCGGCCTGGTCGCGATCGCCCTCGGTCTGCTGGCCCGCGACCTCAACGTCGCGTTCCTGGTGGGCCTCGCCTTCGCGGTGGCCGCGTCCGCGAACCTCCCCGTGCTGCTCTACTCGCTGTTCTGGCGCGGCTTCACCACACGCGGCGCCGTGTGGGCGGTCTACGGCGGACTGATTCCCGCCGTGGTGCTGGTGCTGCTGTCCCCCGTGGTGTCGGGCGGCCCCGCGTCCCTCTTCCCCGGCGCCGACTTCCAGCTCTTCCCGCTGCAGAACCCCGGCCTGGTCTCCATCCCGCTGGGCTTCCTCGCGGGCTGGCTCGGCACGGTCACCTCTGGCGAGGTGCCCGACGAGGCCAAGCACGCCGAGACCGAGGTGCGCTCACTGACCGGCGCGGGAGCCGTGTAG
- a CDS encoding response regulator, which produces MIEVLVVDDDVRVARVNAAYVGKVPGFHVAGEAHSAAEALERLAALPRLDLVLLDHYLPDRTGLEVVREMRRRGHQTDVIMVTAARDVSTVQAAMRQGALQYLVKPFAFADLRAKLEAYAELRRTLDGGGEAEQAEVDRIFGALSASSEPQLPKGHSPTTAELVRQSLMRAEGPLSAQEIAERTGVSRQTAQRYLKLLERTGRATLTLKYGDAGRPEHRYVWATRA; this is translated from the coding sequence GTGATCGAGGTCCTGGTCGTGGACGACGACGTCCGGGTCGCGCGGGTCAACGCCGCGTACGTCGGGAAGGTGCCCGGTTTCCATGTCGCCGGGGAGGCGCACAGCGCGGCCGAGGCGCTCGAAAGGCTGGCGGCGCTGCCCCGGCTCGATCTCGTGCTCCTGGACCACTATCTGCCCGACCGGACGGGGCTGGAGGTGGTGCGGGAGATGCGCCGGCGCGGCCACCAGACCGACGTGATCATGGTGACGGCGGCCCGTGACGTGTCGACGGTGCAGGCGGCGATGCGCCAGGGCGCCCTGCAGTACCTGGTCAAACCGTTCGCCTTCGCGGACCTGCGCGCCAAGCTGGAGGCGTACGCGGAACTGCGCCGCACCCTCGACGGCGGTGGTGAGGCGGAGCAGGCGGAGGTGGACCGGATCTTCGGCGCGCTGTCGGCGTCGTCCGAGCCCCAGCTGCCCAAGGGGCACTCCCCCACCACGGCGGAACTCGTCCGGCAGTCGCTGATGCGCGCCGAGGGCCCGCTGTCGGCGCAGGAGATCGCCGAACGTACCGGGGTGAGCCGGCAGACCGCCCAGCGCTATCTGAAGCTCCTGGAACGCACCGGACGGGCCACCCTGACCCTGAAGTACGGGGACGCGGGCCGCCCGGAGCACCGTTATGTGTGGGCGACCCGCGCCTGA
- a CDS encoding sensor histidine kinase, with amino-acid sequence MSPTPTARRLRLGLPRRVFSQVLLMQLAIAAGVAVLATGLFLAPLGDQLDDQAMRRALAIAQTTAQQPQLVRDLRSTEPSPDGPVQREAERIREATGAEYVVVLDRRGVRWSHTDPRRIGGTVSTDPGEALAGHDVMEIDDGTLGRSARGKVPLRDDTGQIVGAVSVGIAYDSVRARLIHAIPGLFAYAGGALAVGALAAWLISRRVQRQTRDLAFSDIAALLAEREAMLHGIREGVVALDRAGRVRLLNDEAQRLLGIGEEAVGRSPDDALGEGRTADVLAGRVTGTDLLTVRGRRVLVANRMPTDDGGAVATLRDRTELDRLGRELDSTRGLIDALRAQDHEHANRMHTLLGLLELEMYDDAVEFVGEVVGDHRATSEQVTEKIRDPLLAALLVGKATVAAERGVALWVSDRTRLPDRLIDPRGLVTVVGNLVDNALDAVAGTPLARVEVELRAEGRTAVLVVRDTGPGIPPERRELIFTEGWSTKEPPAHRERGIGLPLVRRLAERQGGSARVAEADGGGAEFTVVLPEALTEPGAEPALTGASAPVTAEEESR; translated from the coding sequence ATGAGCCCCACTCCGACCGCACGCCGCCTGCGCCTCGGCCTGCCCCGGCGGGTGTTCTCGCAGGTCCTGCTGATGCAGCTGGCGATCGCCGCGGGCGTCGCGGTGCTCGCCACCGGGCTGTTCCTGGCGCCGCTCGGGGACCAGCTGGACGACCAGGCGATGCGCCGCGCGCTCGCCATCGCGCAGACCACCGCGCAGCAGCCGCAGCTGGTGCGGGACCTGCGGAGCACGGAGCCGTCGCCGGACGGACCGGTGCAGCGGGAGGCGGAACGGATCCGCGAGGCCACCGGTGCCGAGTACGTCGTGGTGCTGGACCGGCGGGGCGTGCGCTGGTCGCACACCGATCCGCGGCGGATCGGCGGCACGGTGTCGACCGACCCGGGAGAGGCGCTGGCCGGGCACGACGTCATGGAGATCGACGACGGCACGCTGGGACGCTCCGCCCGGGGCAAGGTGCCCCTGCGGGACGACACCGGCCAGATCGTGGGGGCGGTCTCGGTCGGCATCGCCTACGACAGCGTCCGGGCCCGGCTGATCCACGCCATCCCCGGACTGTTCGCCTACGCCGGCGGTGCCCTCGCCGTGGGCGCGCTCGCGGCCTGGCTGATCTCCCGGCGGGTGCAGCGGCAGACCCGCGACCTGGCCTTCTCGGACATCGCTGCGCTGCTCGCGGAGCGTGAGGCCATGCTGCACGGCATCCGGGAGGGGGTCGTCGCCCTGGACCGCGCCGGCCGCGTCCGCCTGCTGAACGACGAGGCGCAGCGCCTGCTGGGGATCGGCGAGGAGGCCGTGGGCCGCTCCCCCGACGACGCGCTCGGCGAAGGACGCACCGCCGACGTGCTGGCCGGCCGGGTGACCGGCACCGATCTGCTCACCGTCCGCGGCCGGCGCGTCCTGGTCGCCAACCGGATGCCCACGGACGACGGCGGGGCGGTGGCCACGCTGCGCGACCGCACGGAGCTGGACCGGCTCGGCCGGGAGCTGGACTCCACCCGCGGGCTGATCGACGCGCTGCGCGCCCAGGACCACGAGCACGCGAACCGCATGCACACCCTGCTGGGGCTGCTGGAGCTGGAGATGTACGACGACGCGGTGGAGTTCGTCGGCGAGGTCGTCGGCGATCACCGTGCCACCTCGGAGCAGGTCACCGAGAAGATCCGGGACCCGTTGCTCGCGGCGCTGCTGGTGGGCAAGGCGACGGTCGCGGCCGAGCGCGGAGTGGCGCTGTGGGTCTCGGACCGGACCCGGCTGCCGGACCGGCTGATCGACCCCCGGGGGCTCGTCACCGTGGTGGGGAACCTGGTGGACAACGCGCTGGACGCCGTCGCCGGCACCCCGCTCGCCCGCGTCGAGGTGGAACTGCGCGCCGAGGGGCGTACGGCGGTGCTCGTGGTGCGCGACACAGGGCCCGGGATACCGCCGGAGCGACGCGAGTTGATCTTCACCGAGGGCTGGTCCACCAAGGAACCCCCGGCCCACCGCGAGCGGGGCATCGGACTGCCGCTGGTGCGCAGGCTCGCCGAGCGGCAGGGCGGCAGCGCGCGCGTGGCCGAGGCGGACGGCGGGGGCGCGGAGTTCACCGTCGTCCTGCCCGAGGCCCTGACCGAGCCGGGCGCGGAGCCCGCCCTCACCGGGGCGTCCGCGCCGGTGACCGCCGAGGAGGAGTCGCGGTGA
- a CDS encoding sucrase ferredoxin, protein MSTCSTVSRELDEPVAGTAATARTWLLLEQPGPWGAKALTSSHLDPALGRALEAAAQGTGVRIALIRRPGRHADSHMPAARRVYVAHTVPGNVWLRAATTTDPAHLLDLDFAALGRGEPATVESVLGGRPHEGDPLALVCTNGKRDRCCALLGRPLAAELAASGVQGVWEVTHLGGHRFSPTVLVLPYGYAYGRAEAHAVKEVLHRAEEGRIVVEGCRGGSAWERPGQAAELAVRRAVGEYAAEALTVVRTDGAAPRWEVTVAHADGRRWLVGVAQGASLPPRPESCGSVLGSPARMDVVDVREVTVTAMAS, encoded by the coding sequence GTGAGTACGTGCTCAACCGTCTCCCGTGAGCTCGACGAGCCCGTCGCGGGAACCGCGGCCACCGCGAGGACGTGGCTGTTGCTGGAGCAGCCCGGCCCCTGGGGGGCCAAGGCGCTCACCTCCAGCCACCTCGACCCCGCGCTGGGCCGCGCCCTGGAGGCCGCCGCGCAGGGCACCGGCGTGCGGATCGCGCTCATCCGGCGGCCCGGCCGCCACGCGGACTCCCACATGCCGGCCGCACGCCGCGTGTACGTCGCCCACACCGTCCCCGGCAACGTGTGGCTGCGCGCCGCCACCACCACGGACCCGGCACACCTGCTCGACCTCGACTTCGCCGCCCTCGGCAGGGGCGAGCCCGCGACCGTCGAGTCGGTCCTCGGCGGACGGCCCCACGAGGGCGACCCGCTCGCCCTCGTCTGCACCAACGGCAAGCGCGACCGCTGCTGCGCCCTCCTCGGTCGCCCCCTGGCCGCCGAGCTCGCCGCCTCCGGCGTCCAGGGCGTCTGGGAGGTGACCCACCTGGGCGGCCACCGCTTCTCCCCCACGGTGCTGGTCCTGCCGTACGGCTACGCCTACGGGCGGGCCGAGGCGCACGCCGTCAAGGAGGTGCTGCACCGCGCGGAGGAGGGCCGGATCGTCGTCGAGGGGTGCCGGGGCGGTTCCGCCTGGGAGCGCCCCGGTCAGGCGGCCGAGCTGGCCGTCCGGCGTGCGGTGGGCGAGTACGCCGCGGAGGCCCTGACCGTCGTACGGACGGACGGCGCGGCGCCCCGCTGGGAGGTGACCGTCGCCCACGCGGACGGGCGCCGGTGGCTGGTCGGGGTCGCCCAGGGCGCCTCCCTGCCGCCCCGTCCGGAGAGCTGCGGGTCGGTGCTCGGCTCACCCGCGCGGATGGACGTGGTGGACGTCCGCGAGGTGACCGTCACGGCGATGGCGAGCTGA
- a CDS encoding DUF6082 family protein, with translation MATRNSGIRGLRSAVAACLGMAAGTFAAMAAQRHTLDAINARLEHLEKRALTQQQANLAMQQRQHWELLSKAMDNPELTEVLDIFAVPVTVQKRRQYLFANALYTNLLCYHRVGNLTRDEFFKHARGMFQNPIVREYWYATRHLRASLKGTEEAELGQMIDDLLLQLDEADTDEWWVIGDPPGDA, from the coding sequence ATGGCCACACGGAACAGTGGAATACGGGGGCTCCGCTCCGCGGTAGCGGCCTGCCTCGGCATGGCGGCGGGCACCTTTGCCGCCATGGCCGCACAACGGCACACCCTGGACGCGATCAACGCACGGCTGGAACACCTGGAGAAGCGTGCGCTCACGCAGCAGCAAGCCAACCTGGCCATGCAGCAGCGCCAGCACTGGGAGTTGCTGAGCAAAGCCATGGACAACCCCGAGCTCACTGAAGTGCTCGACATCTTCGCGGTGCCGGTCACCGTACAGAAGCGCCGCCAGTACCTTTTCGCCAACGCCCTCTACACGAACCTGCTCTGCTACCACCGCGTCGGCAACCTCACCAGGGACGAGTTCTTCAAACACGCCCGAGGCATGTTTCAGAACCCGATCGTCAGGGAGTACTGGTACGCAACCCGGCACCTGCGTGCGAGCCTGAAGGGAACCGAGGAGGCAGAACTCGGCCAGATGATCGACGACCTGCTGCTGCAACTCGATGAGGCCGACACCGACGAGTGGTGGGTGATCGGAGACCCGCCCGGCGACGCGTGA
- a CDS encoding CobW family GTP-binding protein has protein sequence MSERSSGRQIPVVVLAGFLGSGKTTLLNHLLHRSGGSRIGAVVNDFGAIEIDAMAVAGALGDSTVSLGNGCLCCAVDGSELDVYLERLARPSAGIDVIVIEASGLAEPQELVRMVLASEHPGIVYGGLVEVVDAAEFDDTRARHPEIDRHLGLADLVVVNKVDRVTDASRVLTLVSSLVDRAAVVPATHGRVDPEFLFDCRPGEERVGQLTFDDLSHDDHAGHLHAAYDSLSFRSGRPLDPRRLIGFLDSRPEGLYRIKGYVDFGPYDARNRYAVHAVGRFLRFYPEPWPAGAERLTQLVLIGAGIDAAALREELEACGSDDAPHADEHGMWGVLRYVQGAAEDPAA, from the coding sequence GTGTCGGAGCGGAGCAGCGGGCGGCAGATTCCGGTGGTCGTGCTGGCCGGATTCCTCGGCTCGGGAAAGACCACCCTGCTCAACCACCTTCTCCACCGCAGCGGCGGCAGCCGCATCGGTGCCGTCGTCAACGACTTCGGGGCGATCGAGATCGACGCGATGGCCGTCGCCGGGGCGCTCGGGGATTCGACCGTGTCACTGGGCAACGGGTGCCTGTGCTGTGCCGTCGACGGCAGCGAACTGGACGTCTACCTCGAACGGCTGGCACGCCCCTCCGCCGGGATCGACGTCATCGTCATCGAGGCCAGCGGCCTCGCCGAACCGCAGGAACTCGTGCGCATGGTGCTCGCCAGCGAGCATCCCGGCATCGTGTACGGCGGACTCGTCGAGGTCGTGGACGCCGCCGAGTTCGACGACACCCGGGCCAGGCACCCGGAGATCGACCGGCACCTCGGCCTCGCGGACCTCGTGGTCGTCAACAAGGTGGACCGGGTCACGGACGCCTCCCGGGTACTGACCCTGGTCAGCTCCCTCGTCGACCGCGCGGCCGTCGTCCCCGCCACGCACGGCCGTGTCGATCCCGAGTTCCTCTTCGACTGCCGGCCGGGCGAGGAGCGTGTCGGGCAGCTGACGTTCGACGATCTGTCCCACGACGACCACGCCGGGCATCTGCACGCCGCGTACGACAGTCTTTCCTTCCGCTCCGGGCGTCCGCTGGACCCCCGGCGGCTGATCGGGTTCCTGGACAGCCGGCCCGAGGGGCTCTACCGGATCAAGGGGTACGTCGACTTCGGGCCTTACGACGCCCGCAACCGGTACGCCGTGCATGCCGTGGGGCGTTTCCTGCGGTTCTACCCCGAGCCCTGGCCGGCCGGGGCGGAGCGCCTCACGCAGCTCGTCCTCATCGGGGCGGGCATCGACGCCGCCGCCCTCCGCGAGGAGCTGGAGGCCTGTGGGAGCGACGACGCCCCACACGCCGACGAGCACGGCATGTGGGGCGTCCTGCGCTATGTGCAGGGAGCGGCGGAGGATCCGGCGGCCTAG